In a single window of the Chondrocystis sp. NIES-4102 genome:
- a CDS encoding metallophosphoesterase, whose product MSDKQKVVWFLFLGLISLCFCFSLINPRALYSATIDPVGDLYLPPPKDFRIVVISDLNSQYGSTTYEAEVDQAIALVPQWQPDLVLCGGDMIAGQKTSLTKSQIEAMWAAFDAHVALPLRQAGIPFGFTIGNHDGSGAIKDQTLVFSQERDLAKAYWQQEQDKLGLNFVDSDNFPFSYSFKQDNLFFLVWDASTAVISDSQLQWVEQALNSPVAKLATMKIAIGHLPLYPVASVKDKPGEYLDQAEKLRSLLEENQVQLYISGHHHAYYPGIKGQLNLLHAGALGQGARQLINSDLPPVKTLTVMDFDTLSDRMFTTTYNATTWELIQLEQLPAKIPTKYGDIIRANW is encoded by the coding sequence ATGAGTGATAAACAAAAGGTTGTCTGGTTTTTATTCCTCGGTTTAATTAGTCTGTGTTTTTGCTTTAGTTTAATTAATCCTAGGGCTTTATATTCCGCAACTATCGACCCTGTAGGGGATTTATACCTGCCTCCTCCTAAAGACTTTCGGATTGTAGTAATTAGTGATCTAAATAGTCAATATGGTTCGACTACCTATGAGGCGGAAGTAGATCAGGCGATCGCCCTTGTTCCCCAATGGCAACCAGATTTAGTTTTGTGTGGTGGGGATATGATAGCAGGACAAAAAACCTCCCTTACCAAGTCGCAAATTGAGGCTATGTGGGCTGCTTTTGATGCTCATGTGGCTCTACCATTACGTCAAGCGGGTATTCCCTTTGGGTTTACCATTGGTAATCATGATGGATCTGGGGCGATTAAAGATCAAACTTTGGTTTTTAGTCAGGAAAGGGATTTAGCTAAGGCATATTGGCAACAAGAACAAGATAAACTAGGTTTGAATTTCGTAGATAGCGATAATTTTCCTTTTTCCTATAGTTTTAAGCAAGATAACCTCTTTTTCTTAGTTTGGGATGCTTCTACTGCCGTTATCTCCGATTCACAACTACAATGGGTCGAACAAGCTTTAAATAGTCCCGTTGCTAAACTTGCAACTATGAAAATAGCGATCGGGCATTTACCTTTATATCCCGTTGCCTCAGTTAAAGATAAACCAGGAGAATATTTAGATCAAGCCGAAAAATTGCGATCGCTCCTAGAAGAAAATCAAGTACAGCTTTATATTAGTGGACATCACCATGCCTATTATCCAGGCATCAAAGGACAATTAAATCTACTGCACGCAGGGGCATTAGGACAAGGGGCAAGACAACTAATTAATAGCGATCTACCCCCCGTTAAAACCCTAACTGTAATGGATTTTGATACCCTTAGCGATCGTATGTTCACTACCACCTACAACGCTACTACCTGGGAGTTAATTCAACTCGAACAACTTCCTGCAAAAATTCCTACTAAGTACGGTGATATTATCCGAGCTAATTGGTGA
- a CDS encoding NADH:ubiquinone oxidoreductase complex I intermediate-associated protein 30: protein MGKWEFGRLWQTLTYFEVIPLLNWQRLFKPKSANISDNQQTNMVILVAGATGGVGKRVVKKLVEGNYRVRAIVRDAAIAREILPDQVELFEADITIPETLQPMLMEGVNRVICCTGTKVQPVEGDTPTREKYYQGIKFYMPEVVDTPELVEYVGIKNLINLLTQSLPAADEQLLFDFTHPNSKLKDTWGAVDDVVMGGVSQSNIRLADREAIFSGIVSTDNNGGFASVRTRNLVPPMDLSDYQGIELKVTGDGKRYKFITRCEGKWDGIGYCYSFDTIYDFPTTIRIPFKDLIPVFRAKTVGDASSFDASQVYSMQLMLSKFEYDGELNPKFEAGSFNLRIESIKAYGGTIKPQLIQISSAGVTRPNRPGLDLASEPPAVRMNEQLGGILTWKLRGEEVIRSSGLTYTIIRPCALTENPDNKMLYVEQGDNLKGQVSRDAIAQLSIEAMDLPQAVNKTFEVKELEQVGKSNWQGLFESLQQDKPQ from the coding sequence GTGGGTAAGTGGGAATTTGGTAGATTATGGCAAACTCTGACATATTTTGAAGTAATTCCATTATTAAATTGGCAACGTCTTTTCAAACCTAAAAGCGCAAACATTTCTGATAATCAACAAACAAATATGGTGATTTTGGTAGCAGGAGCAACAGGCGGAGTAGGTAAACGGGTAGTTAAAAAGTTAGTAGAAGGTAATTACCGTGTTCGGGCTATAGTTAGGGATGCTGCGATCGCTCGTGAAATTCTGCCAGATCAAGTGGAACTATTTGAAGCTGATATTACTATCCCCGAAACCTTGCAACCGATGCTCATGGAGGGAGTCAATAGGGTTATTTGTTGCACAGGTACAAAAGTTCAACCCGTTGAAGGGGATACACCCACGCGCGAGAAATATTATCAGGGGATTAAGTTTTATATGCCCGAAGTAGTTGATACACCTGAACTGGTGGAATATGTAGGCATCAAGAATTTAATTAATCTTCTAACTCAGTCTCTTCCTGCTGCTGATGAGCAATTATTATTTGATTTTACTCATCCTAATTCTAAGTTAAAGGATACTTGGGGGGCGGTAGATGATGTGGTGATGGGTGGAGTGAGCCAAAGTAATATTCGTCTTGCAGATAGGGAGGCGATTTTTTCTGGAATAGTTTCGACTGATAATAATGGTGGCTTTGCTTCGGTGCGCACTCGTAATCTTGTTCCGCCGATGGATTTATCTGACTATCAAGGAATTGAATTAAAAGTAACTGGGGATGGCAAACGCTATAAGTTTATCACTCGCTGTGAGGGTAAATGGGATGGCATAGGTTATTGTTATTCTTTTGATACTATCTACGATTTCCCCACCACTATTCGTATTCCTTTTAAGGATCTTATTCCTGTATTTCGCGCAAAAACTGTCGGTGATGCTAGTAGTTTTGATGCTAGTCAAGTTTATTCGATGCAGTTGATGTTGAGTAAATTTGAATATGATGGTGAGTTAAATCCGAAATTTGAAGCAGGATCGTTTAACCTGCGTATTGAATCAATTAAGGCTTATGGAGGCACAATTAAACCACAGTTGATTCAAATAAGTTCTGCTGGAGTAACACGCCCTAATCGTCCTGGGCTGGATTTGGCTTCTGAACCACCTGCGGTGAGGATGAATGAACAATTGGGAGGTATTTTAACCTGGAAACTGCGAGGGGAAGAAGTTATTAGAAGTAGTGGTTTAACTTATACTATTATTCGTCCTTGTGCCTTAACGGAAAACCCAGATAATAAGATGCTTTATGTTGAACAGGGGGATAATTTAAAAGGACAAGTTAGTCGTGACGCGATCGCTCAATTATCCATAGAGGCGATGGATTTACCACAAGCGGTTAATAAAACCTTTGAAGTTAAGGAGTTAGAACAGGTGGGTAAAAGTAATTGGCAAGGACTGTTTGAATCTCTGCAACAGGATAAACCTCAATAG
- a CDS encoding PAS/PAC sensor signal transduction histidine kinase gives MKYVNIRWAKTQIVKKLGYFPAYLIPALNCSLIFQSLVKQTLSSYINNPLPDVFKEKLFVFLSRYSGITYLTICHSCTLQSLGLNPDQILALGDINYPQTEADLEADLQILNHQWLQTENWQEQPRVEISLLRCCSLIFVDPNQAIHCSNILKSLLGSVLYNCLIIFLGYIKLCHQWIINHPEITHQQDPRSQLHLGSLLLSEIKLAEFFTTNSIASCQQTAISTWVSPNIKQAHIAQLKSVLIATKTGNWSWNLTSNKLSICHRGLAILGLDNFNGSYQSFLQSIHPEERESIDLAAIKSINLQQDLNLKCSVVKSNGEISQIQIEGKLYYNVQGKAIGLTGLITDISTNKSNSGVNNFTNYEQQQKVAQLKELEVLLNLVPYHLFVVDVATRTISLINSGLAKSLGLPNPQAAKNLSIKECFPPQYACQISWQQQQVLNCKQVLHLQEEVTLADGTHYFDTVITPLYNEQGEITTLLHTCSDIPDLAATQEALSQRTLQLEAANRELESFSYSVSHDLQAPLRVINGFSQVLWDNYQPLLDDHARHYLQRIQANSKRMSELIDALLQLSRVTRTQMQSAKVNLSEMAKDIIEELRSSEPQRQVEVMITPNLEVKGDPQLLRIALNNLLNNAWKYTSKRSLAKIEFTCHSQNQRPFTYLVRDNGAGFDKAYADKLFTAFQRLHSESEFSGTGIGLATVQRIIYRHGGKVWAQGASDQGATFYFTL, from the coding sequence TTGTCACAGTTGCACCTTACAATCTTTAGGGTTAAATCCTGACCAAATATTAGCTTTAGGTGACATTAATTATCCTCAAACAGAGGCAGATTTAGAAGCAGATTTACAAATACTTAATCATCAATGGTTGCAAACAGAGAATTGGCAAGAACAACCAAGAGTGGAAATTAGTTTATTGCGTTGCTGTAGCTTAATTTTTGTCGATCCAAATCAAGCAATTCATTGTTCTAATATCTTAAAAAGTTTATTAGGCTCAGTATTATATAACTGTTTGATAATTTTTTTGGGTTATATCAAACTTTGTCATCAATGGATAATTAATCACCCCGAAATCACTCATCAACAAGATCCACGCTCCCAATTACACTTAGGTTCGCTACTGTTATCTGAAATAAAATTAGCAGAGTTTTTTACAACTAATAGTATAGCTTCTTGCCAACAAACAGCAATATCAACTTGGGTAAGTCCCAACATTAAACAAGCTCATATAGCACAATTAAAATCTGTATTAATAGCTACAAAAACGGGTAATTGGAGTTGGAATTTAACCAGTAATAAATTGAGTATTTGTCATCGTGGGTTGGCAATTTTGGGTTTAGATAATTTTAATGGTAGTTATCAAAGCTTTTTACAATCAATTCATCCCGAGGAAAGAGAATCTATAGATTTAGCAGCAATTAAATCAATTAATCTCCAGCAAGATTTAAATTTAAAATGTAGCGTTGTCAAATCCAATGGTGAAATATCTCAGATTCAAATTGAAGGAAAATTGTATTACAATGTTCAAGGAAAAGCAATCGGGTTAACTGGTTTAATTACCGATATTAGTACTAATAAATCAAATTCAGGAGTAAATAATTTTACCAATTACGAACAACAGCAAAAGGTGGCACAACTTAAAGAATTGGAAGTTTTATTAAATTTAGTGCCTTATCATCTATTCGTTGTAGATGTGGCAACTAGAACTATTTCCTTAATAAATTCAGGATTAGCTAAAAGTCTGGGTTTACCAAATCCCCAAGCAGCTAAAAATTTAAGTATTAAGGAATGTTTTCCTCCGCAATATGCCTGTCAAATTAGCTGGCAACAACAACAAGTTTTAAATTGTAAACAAGTACTGCATCTTCAAGAAGAAGTGACGCTTGCTGATGGAACTCATTATTTTGATACGGTGATCACTCCTTTATACAACGAGCAGGGAGAAATTACAACTTTATTGCATACTTGTAGTGATATTCCAGATTTAGCTGCGACACAAGAAGCCCTTTCTCAACGAACCCTTCAATTAGAGGCTGCTAACCGAGAATTAGAATCTTTCTCCTATTCTGTTTCCCATGATTTACAAGCACCTTTACGAGTCATAAATGGTTTTAGCCAGGTGCTATGGGATAATTATCAACCATTACTTGATGATCATGCTAGACATTATCTTCAAAGAATCCAAGCCAATAGTAAACGGATGAGTGAATTAATTGATGCACTATTGCAATTATCGCGGGTAACTCGGACTCAAATGCAGTCGGCTAAAGTTAATTTAAGTGAAATGGCTAAAGATATTATCGAAGAATTACGATCATCTGAACCACAAAGGCAAGTAGAAGTGATGATTACCCCGAACTTAGAAGTTAAAGGAGATCCTCAACTACTGCGTATTGCTTTAAATAACCTGTTAAACAATGCTTGGAAATACACCTCAAAGCGATCGCTTGCTAAAATAGAATTTACTTGTCACTCCCAAAATCAACGCCCCTTTACTTATTTGGTAAGAGACAATGGGGCAGGTTTTGATAAAGCTTATGCCGATAAACTATTTACTGCCTTTCAACGATTACATAGCGAATCAGAATTTTCTGGTACAGGTATTGGTTTGGCTACTGTACAACGTATTATCTATCGTCATGGGGGTAAGGTTTGGGCCCAAGGGGCAAGCGATCAAGGTGCGACATTTTATTTTACTCTGTGA
- a CDS encoding hemolysin-type calcium-binding region: MATFNVTNSNDSGTGSLRDAISLANSTPGLDTINLSGNVTLTAGINITDSLIITGTNSVITQTGLDRLFKIDNAATSLIDVTFNNLTLTGGRPVEIGGAVYTVENLTLNNL, encoded by the coding sequence ATGGCAACTTTTAACGTAACTAATTCTAACGATTCTGGTACTGGATCTTTAAGAGACGCTATTTCTTTGGCTAACTCCACTCCAGGACTAGATACCATTAATTTATCTGGCAATGTTACCCTAACTGCTGGAATTAATATTACTGATTCGTTAATCATTACAGGCACTAATTCCGTAATCACTCAAACAGGATTAGACCGTCTATTCAAAATCGATAATGCTGCAACTAGTTTAATCGATGTAACTTTCAATAACCTAACTTTAACAGGCGGAAGACCAGTTGAAATTGGCGGTGCAGTATACACAGTAGAAAATCTTACTCTTAATAATTTGTAG
- a CDS encoding 2-phosphosulfolactate phosphatase: MKLFVFHTPERTPTDQLPDCAVVVDVLRATTTIATALDSGAEAVQAFSNIEELIRQSQLWDPDKRLRAGERGGLKVEGCDLGNSPLTCTPEMIKGKRLFISTTNGTRALQRVAKSNQVITAALINRQAAVNYLLETQPETVWIVGSGWEGDYSVEDTACAGAIAQLILRQSDTPQTELFGNDEVIGAIALYEQWQDNLLNMFRLCSHGQRLLRLNGEEDLKYCSRTDILDVLPIQVEPGVLVKRQLK, from the coding sequence GTGAAATTATTTGTATTCCATACCCCTGAAAGAACTCCCACAGATCAACTACCAGACTGTGCCGTAGTTGTCGATGTTTTGCGAGCAACTACTACCATTGCCACTGCTCTAGATTCAGGTGCAGAAGCCGTCCAAGCATTTAGTAACATAGAAGAATTGATTCGTCAATCGCAGTTGTGGGATCCAGACAAACGATTAAGAGCAGGAGAAAGAGGCGGATTAAAGGTTGAAGGCTGTGATCTAGGTAATTCTCCCTTAACTTGTACCCCAGAAATGATTAAAGGCAAGCGATTATTTATTAGTACTACGAATGGAACGAGAGCCTTACAAAGGGTGGCTAAATCGAATCAAGTAATTACCGCAGCACTAATTAATCGCCAAGCAGCAGTTAATTATTTACTCGAAACTCAACCAGAGACAGTATGGATTGTCGGCTCAGGTTGGGAAGGAGATTATTCAGTAGAGGATACTGCTTGTGCAGGAGCGATCGCTCAGTTAATTTTACGCCAGAGTGATACCCCACAAACCGAACTATTTGGTAATGATGAAGTGATAGGTGCGATCGCGCTTTATGAACAGTGGCAAGATAATCTTTTAAATATGTTTCGTCTTTGTAGTCATGGACAACGTTTATTGCGCTTAAATGGTGAAGAAGATCTTAAATATTGTTCTCGCACCGATATCTTAGATGTGTTACCAATTCAGGTAGAGCCAGGAGTTTTAGTTAAACGTCAATTAAAATAA
- a CDS encoding microcompartment protein — MPQQEAVGVIQTLGFPAILAASDAMLKAGRVTLVYFDKGESATFVIAIRGPVAEVKPSMEAGLRAAADTFGGEVTTHYIVPNPPDNVVAVLPIHYTPAVERYRF; from the coding sequence ATGCCTCAACAAGAAGCGGTGGGAGTCATTCAGACACTAGGCTTTCCTGCAATTTTAGCAGCCTCTGATGCTATGCTCAAAGCAGGTCGCGTTACCCTGGTTTATTTTGATAAAGGAGAAAGTGCAACTTTTGTAATTGCCATCCGTGGCCCTGTTGCAGAGGTTAAACCATCTATGGAAGCTGGGTTAAGAGCAGCAGCAGATACTTTTGGTGGTGAAGTTACTACTCACTATATAGTACCAAATCCACCAGATAATGTAGTTGCTGTTTTACCTATTCACTATACACCTGCTGTCGAGCGTTACCGCTTTTAG
- a CDS encoding SWIM-type zinc finger domain-containing protein, whose protein sequence is MTFEVEKQEWWVERWLDLLNSYRFKKRLERGRAYAREGNVLSIDFSDSKAKATVQGSEEQPYKVSLSLDCFSDEDWDYVITKLSEKAIFSAQLLAGEMPETIEAVFIASGLILFPFTLNEVRSRCSCPDKANPCKHIAAVYYQLGDRFSEDPFIIFQLRGRTKNQIIARLRQIRSQTTASNTVIASAPIVNLSPQLPNQTDTATKGFWQYEETLESSLVAIVPPSEQKTVLDILGKMPLPAVDSDTVQQYLTQVYQTAGQQALMAALNRS, encoded by the coding sequence ATGACATTTGAAGTAGAAAAACAAGAGTGGTGGGTGGAGAGATGGTTGGATTTGTTGAATTCTTACCGCTTTAAAAAACGCCTAGAAAGGGGGCGTGCGTATGCTAGGGAGGGAAATGTATTAAGTATTGATTTTAGTGACTCGAAAGCGAAAGCGACAGTACAAGGAAGTGAAGAACAACCATATAAGGTATCGTTATCCTTGGATTGTTTTAGTGATGAAGATTGGGACTATGTAATTACAAAGCTATCGGAAAAAGCTATTTTTTCGGCACAATTACTAGCAGGAGAAATGCCAGAAACCATTGAAGCAGTATTTATTGCTAGTGGTTTAATTTTATTTCCGTTTACACTTAATGAAGTGCGATCGCGTTGTAGTTGTCCTGATAAGGCTAATCCCTGTAAACATATTGCAGCAGTGTATTATCAATTGGGCGATCGCTTTAGTGAAGATCCGTTTATTATTTTTCAATTAAGAGGAAGGACAAAAAATCAAATTATCGCCCGTTTACGTCAAATTCGTAGTCAAACCACAGCATCAAACACAGTCATTGCATCCGCCCCCATTGTTAATTTAAGTCCTCAACTACCCAATCAAACTGATACAGCTACTAAGGGTTTTTGGCAATATGAGGAAACTTTAGAATCTAGTTTAGTTGCGATCGTCCCACCATCTGAACAAAAAACTGTTCTGGATATTTTGGGTAAAATGCCTCTGCCTGCGGTAGATAGTGATACAGTACAACAATATCTCACTCAGGTATATCAAACAGCAGGACAACAAGCCTTAATGGCAGCTTTAAATCGTTCGTGA
- the radC gene encoding DNA repair protein RadC — MTYSLRIADLPPSERPRERLMAVGAKNLSETELLAILISTGQTRGNLSAIGLAQHILQELGRYQRPPLDVLRDVNPRELMRIPGIGLAKAATIIAAVELGKRTFKFRPHERVTVDSPASAAAILTQDLMWQNQERFAVLMLDIKNYLIATKVITIGTATETLIHPREIFQETIRQGATKLIIAHNHPSGNLEPSPEDIYLTEQLLQGAKYLDIPLLDHLILGNGNHQSLRQSTDLWQQYPQED; from the coding sequence ATGACCTACAGTCTAAGAATTGCTGATTTACCTCCTAGTGAACGTCCCCGTGAAAGATTAATGGCTGTAGGGGCAAAGAATTTATCAGAGACAGAATTATTAGCTATTTTAATTAGTACAGGACAAACTAGGGGAAATTTATCAGCGATCGGTTTGGCTCAACATATACTACAAGAGCTTGGTCGATATCAGCGTCCCCCCCTAGATGTGTTACGAGATGTTAATCCACGGGAATTGATGCGTATTCCTGGCATTGGTTTAGCCAAAGCTGCGACAATTATTGCTGCGGTGGAATTGGGTAAACGCACTTTTAAATTTCGCCCCCATGAAAGAGTAACGGTTGATAGCCCCGCTTCAGCAGCAGCCATTCTAACCCAAGATTTAATGTGGCAAAATCAAGAACGTTTTGCAGTTTTGATGTTGGATATAAAAAATTATTTAATAGCAACTAAAGTTATAACTATTGGCACGGCGACGGAAACTTTAATTCATCCGCGCGAAATATTTCAAGAAACGATTAGACAAGGTGCAACTAAATTAATTATTGCCCATAATCATCCTTCGGGTAATCTTGAACCTTCGCCAGAAGATATTTATTTAACGGAACAATTATTACAAGGTGCAAAATATTTGGACATTCCTTTATTGGATCATTTAATTTTAGGTAATGGTAATCATCAAAGTTTGCGTCAATCGACAGATTTGTGGCAGCAATATCCCCAAGAGGATTAA
- the ccmK_1 gene encoding carbon dioxide concentrating mechanism protein: MPSQSAVGSLETKGFPGILAAADAMVKAGRVTLVGYIRVGSARFTVNIRGDVSEVKTAMAAGIEAVKRAEGATLESWVIIPRPHENVCDVLPIDYTEAVLPYLDRVEGRTLPIGPN, from the coding sequence ATGCCCTCTCAAAGTGCCGTCGGCTCACTCGAAACTAAAGGTTTTCCAGGTATTTTAGCAGCAGCAGATGCAATGGTTAAAGCAGGTCGAGTTACCTTAGTTGGTTATATTCGCGTTGGTAGTGCGCGTTTTACCGTTAATATTCGTGGTGATGTATCTGAAGTCAAAACTGCTATGGCTGCTGGTATTGAAGCTGTAAAAAGAGCCGAAGGTGCTACTTTGGAGTCTTGGGTAATTATTCCTCGTCCTCATGAGAATGTTTGCGATGTCCTACCTATTGACTATACAGAAGCGGTGTTACCATACCTCGATCGCGTTGAAGGTAGAACTTTACCCATTGGCCCTAATTAA
- a CDS encoding threonine dehydratase, whose amino-acid sequence MKSDYLERILNARVYDVAQESPLEYAPNLSTRLQNKLLLKREDMQSVFSFKLRGAYNKMAQLSPDVLKQGVIAASAGNHAQGVALAAKQLGTTAIIVMPITTPQVKIDAVMARGGNVVLHGDTYDDACAHAQQLCQSKGLTFIHPFDDPDVIAGQGTIGMEILRQYQQPIHAVFVAIGGGGLIAGVASYIKRLRPEIKIIGVEPVDADAMSQSLKAGYRVCLPRVGLFADGVAVREVGAETFRLCQDYVDEIILVDTDDTCAAIKDVFQDTRSILEPAGALAIAGAKAYVERENITGETLVAIACGANMNFDRLRFVSERAELGERREAIFAVTIPEARGSFRKFCECIGRRNLTEFNYRISNDSKAYIFVGVQIKDRTDAVDMKTQFESQGFETIDLTDDELAKMHLRHMVGGHSSLADHELLYRFEFPERPGALMKFLSCMSPNWNISLFHYRNNGADYGRIAVGMQVPPDEMREWQLFLNSLGYRYWDESANPAYKLFLG is encoded by the coding sequence ATGAAATCCGATTACTTAGAGAGGATTCTTAATGCTCGCGTTTATGATGTTGCCCAAGAATCACCCTTAGAATATGCACCTAATCTTTCCACCAGACTGCAAAATAAACTGTTGCTCAAACGAGAAGATATGCAGTCGGTATTTTCTTTTAAACTCAGAGGTGCTTATAACAAAATGGCACAATTATCCCCTGATGTTTTGAAGCAAGGAGTAATTGCAGCCTCGGCAGGAAATCATGCTCAAGGGGTGGCTTTAGCTGCCAAACAATTAGGAACAACAGCAATTATTGTCATGCCGATCACGACTCCGCAAGTAAAAATAGATGCGGTAATGGCTCGTGGAGGCAACGTAGTATTACATGGGGATACCTATGATGATGCTTGCGCCCATGCTCAACAACTGTGTCAATCAAAAGGTTTAACTTTTATTCATCCCTTTGATGATCCTGATGTAATTGCAGGGCAGGGAACAATTGGAATGGAAATCTTGCGACAATATCAGCAACCAATTCATGCCGTATTTGTGGCTATTGGAGGAGGAGGCTTGATTGCAGGAGTAGCATCCTATATTAAACGATTACGTCCAGAAATTAAGATTATCGGAGTCGAACCCGTTGATGCTGATGCCATGTCTCAATCCCTCAAAGCAGGGTATCGGGTGTGTTTACCAAGGGTAGGCTTATTCGCTGACGGGGTAGCAGTAAGAGAAGTTGGGGCGGAAACCTTTCGTCTTTGTCAGGATTATGTCGATGAAATCATTTTAGTAGATACCGATGATACTTGTGCTGCCATTAAAGATGTCTTCCAAGATACTCGTTCAATTTTAGAGCCAGCAGGGGCATTAGCGATCGCAGGGGCAAAAGCCTATGTGGAAAGGGAAAATATTACAGGAGAAACTTTAGTAGCGATCGCCTGTGGTGCAAATATGAACTTTGATCGCCTACGTTTTGTCTCTGAAAGGGCAGAATTGGGAGAAAGGCGCGAGGCTATTTTTGCTGTAACCATCCCCGAAGCCAGAGGCAGTTTTCGTAAGTTTTGTGAATGTATCGGCAGACGTAACCTAACAGAATTTAACTATCGCATATCTAATGACAGCAAAGCTTATATTTTTGTAGGAGTACAGATTAAAGATCGCACTGACGCGGTGGATATGAAAACACAATTTGAATCTCAAGGGTTTGAAACCATAGATCTTACCGACGATGAACTAGCTAAAATGCACCTACGTCATATGGTAGGCGGACACTCCTCATTAGCCGATCACGAATTACTCTACCGTTTTGAATTTCCCGAACGCCCAGGCGCATTAATGAAGTTTCTTAGTTGTATGAGTCCTAACTGGAATATTAGTCTTTTCCATTATCGTAACAATGGAGCAGATTACGGACGTATTGCAGTAGGTATGCAAGTTCCTCCCGATGAAATGCGCGAATGGCAGTTGTTCCTTAACTCTTTGGGCTATCGTTACTGGGATGAGAGTGCTAATCCTGCTTATAAACTATTTTTAGGGTAA
- a CDS encoding RDD family protein: MRLFNKISLQTPESVELEFTLAGIGNRSFALIIDYLILGFSIILVWIITIFLIWQLAPQIFTDGILNRTIQWIWAIQSLITFAIYMGYFVFFETIWQGQTPGKKWTKIRVIRDNGKPERLPQAILRALLRPVDDLIGVFLITLSAQEKRIGDLVAGTIVIQNEQVFKSANFEISSEAENLAKQLKIESEIDNLLPEDFATIRDFLQRRQNIILQHQHQISRKLAEQVKDIVQLEEVPEGYSNSQFLEAIYLAYQRNSKY, translated from the coding sequence ATGCGTTTATTCAACAAAATCAGTTTACAAACCCCAGAAAGTGTAGAATTAGAATTTACTTTAGCAGGAATCGGCAATAGATCTTTTGCCTTAATAATTGACTATTTAATCCTTGGTTTTAGTATTATATTAGTCTGGATAATTACTATTTTTCTAATCTGGCAATTAGCCCCACAAATCTTCACAGATGGCATTTTAAACCGAACAATACAGTGGATTTGGGCAATTCAATCTCTAATTACTTTTGCTATTTACATGGGTTATTTTGTCTTTTTTGAAACTATTTGGCAAGGACAAACACCTGGTAAAAAATGGACTAAAATTAGAGTTATTCGCGACAATGGTAAACCAGAAAGATTACCTCAAGCAATATTAAGAGCATTACTAAGACCAGTAGACGACTTAATTGGCGTATTTTTAATTACTTTGTCGGCACAGGAAAAACGTATTGGTGATCTAGTTGCAGGAACTATTGTAATTCAAAACGAACAAGTATTCAAATCAGCTAATTTTGAAATTTCTTCTGAAGCAGAAAATCTAGCTAAACAATTAAAAATAGAATCAGAAATAGACAATTTATTACCAGAAGACTTTGCGACTATTCGTGATTTTCTACAACGCCGTCAGAATATTATCTTGCAACACCAACATCAAATAAGCCGTAAACTAGCCGAACAGGTGAAAGATATTGTTCAGCTAGAAGAAGTTCCAGAAGGCTATAGTAATAGTCAATTTCTTGAGGCTATTTATTTAGCTTATCAGCGCAATAGTAAGTATTAA